The Pyrenophora tritici-repentis strain M4 chromosome 10, whole genome shotgun sequence genome contains a region encoding:
- a CDS encoding fumarylacetoacetate hydrolase family protein translates to MPPNWDRLIRFIATDDRELRGQPILPSPDFDVGTTTKETKLKANVISVKNNDIFDPATAVTDEVVTVKKLLGPVTQQEVPIIRCIGLNFIKHIQEGGRTLPPYPTTFIKANTSLSDHASPIIIPKIAQDNQADYEGELCFIISRDAKDVLASSARSYIGAYLAGNDVSSRKLQRDPLLAGTVPQWNFSKGFDTFAPLGPQLVNSAVVGDVNRLELRTTVNGEVRQQSGIEDLLFKVEELVSYFSQGTTLKKGTVFMTGTCAGVGYAMAEPQFLKPGDVVEVRIWPEVGTLRNWVEFA, encoded by the exons ATGCCACCAAACTGGGACCGATTAATCCGCTTCATCGCAACAGACGACCGCGAACTGCGGGGTCAACCCATCCTACCTTCCCCCGACTTCGACGTCGGCACAACGACCAAAGAAACAAAACTCAAAGCAAATGTCATCTCTGTTAAAAACAACGACATCTTCGACCCAGCTACGGCCGTCACCGATGAAGTCGTCACCGTCAAGAAACTTCTCGGACCTGTGACGCAACAAGAGGTGCCAATAATCCGATGCATAGGACTAAACTTTATAAAACACA TCCAAGAAGGCGGCCGAACCCTCCCCCCCTACCCCACCACCTTCATAAAAGCAAACACCTCCCTCAGTGACCACGCCTCCCCAATCATAATCCCAAAAATCGCCCAGGACAACCAAGCCGACTACGAAGGCGAACTCTGCTTCATCATCTCACGTGACGCAAAAGACGTCCTCGCCTCCTCCGCCCGCTCCTACATCGGCGCCTACCTCGCCGGCAACGACGTCAGCTCGCGGAAACTCCAACGCGACCCCCTCCTCGCAGGCACAGTCCCGCAGTGGAATTTCAGCAAAGGCTTCGACACCTTTGCGCCGCTCGGCCCCCAACTCGTCAACAGCGCCGTCGTCGGCGATGTTAACCGGTTGGAGTTGCGAACGACGGTGAATGGCGAGGTGAGACAGCAGAGTGGGATAGAGGATTTATTGTTCAAagtggaggagttggtgaGTTATTTTAGTCAGGGGACGACGTTGAAGAAGGGCACGGTTTTTATGACGGGGACTTGTGCGGGGGTCGGGTATGCGATGGCAGAGCCGCAGTTTTTGAAACCGGGGGATGTGGTTGAGGTTAGGATTTGGCCTGAGGTGGGGACTTTGAGAAATTGGGTTGAGTTTGCTTAG